A part of Solibacillus sp. FSL H8-0538 genomic DNA contains:
- the glnA gene encoding type I glutamate--ammonia ligase produces MGKYTKEDIQRLVQEEEVKFIRLQFTDILGTIKNVEIPVSQLEKALDNKMMFDGSSIEGFVRIEESDMYLYPDYDSFMVFPWTAQKGKVARFICDIYRPDGTPFAGDPRNNLKRVLKEMEELGFTNFNLGPEPEFFLFKLDEKGEPTLEVNDNGGYFDLAPTDLGENCRRDIVLELEEMGFEIEASHHEVAPGQHEIDFKYADAITACDNIQTFKLVVKTIARKHGLHATFMPKPLFGEAGSGMHFNVSLFKGKENAFYDESTELGLSETALQFMAGVLEHVQGFTAVTNPTVNSYKRLVPGYEAPCYVAWSAQNRSPLIRIPSSRGVSTRVEVRSVDPAANPYLAMAVILEAGLEGIRQKMTPPPAINRNIYVMSEAERKANGIENLPAALDDALALLAKDELIQAALGEHIYANFKEAKEIEFDMYRSTVHQWERDQYMKMY; encoded by the coding sequence GTGGGTAAATACACAAAAGAAGACATTCAACGTCTAGTGCAAGAAGAAGAAGTTAAATTCATTCGTTTACAATTCACTGACATTTTAGGAACAATTAAAAATGTCGAAATTCCTGTTAGCCAATTAGAAAAAGCGTTAGACAACAAAATGATGTTCGACGGTTCTTCAATCGAAGGTTTCGTTCGTATCGAAGAATCAGACATGTACTTATATCCGGATTATGACTCATTCATGGTCTTCCCATGGACTGCTCAAAAGGGCAAAGTTGCTCGTTTCATCTGTGACATCTACCGTCCAGACGGCACACCATTTGCTGGTGACCCACGTAATAACTTAAAACGCGTTCTAAAAGAGATGGAAGAACTTGGTTTCACAAACTTCAACTTAGGACCTGAGCCAGAATTCTTCTTATTCAAATTAGACGAAAAAGGCGAACCAACTTTAGAAGTAAATGATAACGGTGGTTACTTCGACTTAGCACCAACTGACCTTGGCGAAAACTGCCGTCGTGATATCGTGCTTGAATTAGAAGAAATGGGCTTTGAAATTGAAGCTTCTCACCATGAGGTAGCTCCTGGTCAACACGAAATCGATTTCAAATATGCGGACGCCATTACTGCATGTGACAACATCCAAACATTTAAATTAGTAGTAAAAACTATTGCACGTAAACACGGTCTACATGCAACGTTTATGCCAAAACCATTATTCGGTGAAGCTGGATCAGGTATGCATTTTAACGTTTCTTTATTCAAAGGAAAAGAAAATGCATTCTACGATGAATCAACAGAACTTGGCTTATCTGAAACAGCATTACAATTCATGGCGGGCGTATTAGAGCACGTACAAGGCTTTACAGCGGTGACAAACCCAACAGTAAACTCTTACAAACGATTAGTTCCAGGTTATGAAGCACCATGTTACGTAGCATGGTCAGCACAAAACCGTTCACCACTTATTCGTATTCCATCTTCTCGCGGCGTATCTACACGCGTAGAAGTACGTTCAGTGGATCCAGCGGCTAACCCTTACTTAGCAATGGCTGTAATCCTAGAAGCCGGCTTAGAAGGTATCCGTCAAAAAATGACACCACCACCAGCGATTAACCGCAACATTTATGTAATGAGCGAAGCAGAACGCAAAGCAAACGGTATCGAAAACTTACCGGCTGCACTTGACGACGCATTAGCTTTACTTGCAAAAGATGAATTAATTCAAGCTGCACTTGGTGAACACATTTACGCAAACTTTAAAGAAGCAAAAGAAATCGAGTTCGACATGTACAGAAGCACTGTACACCAATGGGAACGCGACCAATACATGAAGATGTATTAA
- a CDS encoding CotD family spore coat protein: protein MFNSKKGCSRCNRNGSNQMSPSQFDPWQSQVSPMQSQTSPMQSQLSPMQSQVSPTQVSPTQQFVQTNVTNTVVPHVHPSHTTTVNRHMINHEHYFPHTQSVVNQCCERHIMCNMPHHPNCKQRKRGFGF, encoded by the coding sequence ATGTTTAATTCGAAAAAGGGTTGTTCGCGTTGTAATAGAAATGGATCAAATCAAATGTCCCCTAGCCAGTTCGATCCGTGGCAATCACAAGTTTCACCGATGCAATCCCAAACTTCACCAATGCAATCCCAGCTTTCGCCGATGCAATCACAAGTTTCGCCAACACAAGTTTCACCGACACAGCAATTTGTTCAAACAAATGTAACAAACACTGTTGTACCGCATGTTCATCCTTCACATACAACTACTGTGAACAGACATATGATCAATCACGAACACTATTTCCCTCACACACAATCTGTCGTAAATCAATGCTGTGAGAGACATATCATGTGCAACATGCCACACCATCCTAATTGCAAACAAAGAAAAAGAGGATTTGGTTTTTAA
- a CDS encoding phage holin — MTADKLKQHIALFGGLLSAILLFLRSLDIDLKWFDQGVIDSFVSLLLALVPFVLVLYGVWKNSYIVTKKAREQEKVLKKNGLK; from the coding sequence ATGACAGCAGACAAATTAAAGCAGCATATCGCGTTATTTGGAGGCTTGCTATCAGCCATTCTTTTGTTTTTGCGTTCGCTAGACATTGATTTAAAGTGGTTTGACCAAGGCGTAATTGATTCATTTGTAAGTTTGCTTCTAGCGTTAGTGCCATTTGTGCTCGTATTATATGGGGTTTGGAAGAACAGCTATATTGTGACGAAGAAGGCACGGGAACAGGAGAAGGTATTGAAGAAGAATGGGTTGAAATAG
- a CDS encoding ferritin-like domain-containing protein, with amino-acid sequence MQYHDMHHLEHRNIVNDLMKTLNGEFQAICFYEYLANCAPNEVIRDRILEIRKDEMRHYAGFAYIYTCLTGMHPTPQLSDEPYPKTFQEGVHAAFIDEQQAVEFYHQVARETQDCFISNAYMQASFDEQNHAVWFLYFMRG; translated from the coding sequence TTGCAGTATCATGACATGCATCATTTAGAACATAGAAACATTGTTAATGATTTGATGAAGACTCTAAACGGGGAATTTCAAGCAATTTGTTTTTATGAATACTTAGCGAACTGTGCACCAAACGAGGTGATCAGAGACCGCATTCTCGAAATTCGCAAGGATGAAATGCGCCATTACGCTGGTTTTGCTTATATTTATACATGTTTAACAGGGATGCATCCCACGCCGCAATTATCCGATGAACCATACCCGAAAACGTTTCAAGAAGGGGTGCATGCCGCATTTATCGACGAACAGCAAGCGGTGGAATTTTATCATCAAGTAGCCAGAGAGACACAGGATTGTTTTATTAGTAATGCATATATGCAAGCTTCTTTTGACGAACAAAATCATGCTGTATGGTTTTTGTACTTTATGAGGGGTTAG
- a CDS encoding DUF2339 domain-containing protein has product MEKDVNDRIDALEREVRMLRAELNGLKSSHSLQQVVQPVTENSDKQVFTPIEPKEKPKPLDKYLFPEKAKIQKEVVHKTEAKPEKSQRSLEETITHALPKVFMVILVLGVLWGLKLVSDYGFLSDAVKVTMAYMLSIGLGVAAYFAEKKGFASTAVTITLYGGAFMVGILTTAAGAIIYDVLGLYVALIIAVIYIAYGIWISYVKQNEVLTSFVAFTSLLLPYLLEYMDFSGLLIVGFVLVLMVVLQLVIVKHQQRIALYVTTFFAVLAIAVVETTDADRLLFALSYVAILKIFLYSWWRLYDAASKWKTVYEGLLFSASAFILMLINFMVIDEKFAEGVLIVTLLLFAGAAWYVWKQGARNVFDVVATLALLTLMNVFLMMNLPDETERLLVALSAFAGLMVALKLRASFMKVTYTFVFMMTSLVIFTINDVEPFFTLENITLLLLIAMMVAAFMLAKRPKEELTKFEQLMSKVHAIELAPVFIMAFSLLYMYKIDLAYFTDASLPYCTLIFIALAMALAITAPSQFAGKLLPVFLVVSFFFSMAILTLTYGYNATDEVFNIVTRLLYIAMVVAILVDLYMEGSIYTNWQKYLASKIESCLMIGTIVTVGLVMSLSECLSFAGFIGWEVSVIMNTVSIFVAAGIALMLGTKREFRNLKLTGFGLLVFGIFKLIFFDLSSLDLLIRSVLFIVIGGVGLLLSNRLLRK; this is encoded by the coding sequence ATGGAAAAGGATGTTAATGATCGGATTGACGCGTTGGAGCGAGAGGTGCGGATGTTGCGAGCAGAGTTGAATGGGCTTAAAAGCAGTCACTCACTACAACAAGTAGTGCAGCCGGTAACCGAAAACTCAGATAAACAAGTATTCACACCAATTGAGCCTAAAGAAAAACCGAAACCATTAGATAAATATTTATTCCCAGAAAAAGCAAAAATACAAAAAGAAGTTGTGCATAAAACAGAGGCGAAACCTGAAAAATCTCAGCGTTCGCTTGAGGAAACGATTACGCACGCGTTGCCAAAGGTGTTTATGGTTATTTTGGTGCTCGGTGTTTTATGGGGACTGAAGCTTGTTAGTGATTATGGCTTCTTGTCGGATGCGGTAAAAGTTACGATGGCCTATATGTTGTCAATCGGGCTAGGTGTAGCGGCTTACTTTGCAGAGAAAAAAGGATTCGCATCGACAGCTGTTACGATTACTTTGTACGGCGGGGCCTTTATGGTCGGGATTTTGACGACGGCAGCAGGGGCTATCATATATGATGTGCTTGGACTATATGTAGCACTCATCATCGCCGTTATTTATATCGCATACGGCATTTGGATTAGTTATGTGAAACAAAATGAAGTGCTCACATCATTTGTGGCATTTACTTCATTACTATTACCTTATTTACTAGAATACATGGATTTCAGTGGGCTATTGATTGTAGGTTTTGTGCTCGTGCTGATGGTGGTATTGCAGCTTGTTATTGTGAAGCATCAGCAACGAATCGCATTATATGTCACTACATTTTTTGCCGTTCTAGCAATTGCCGTAGTAGAAACGACAGATGCAGATCGTTTATTATTTGCACTTAGCTACGTTGCAATACTAAAGATTTTCCTGTATAGCTGGTGGCGCTTGTATGACGCGGCGAGCAAATGGAAAACGGTGTATGAAGGGCTTCTATTTAGTGCAAGTGCGTTCATTTTAATGCTGATTAATTTCATGGTGATCGATGAAAAATTTGCAGAAGGCGTACTCATTGTGACATTGCTATTATTTGCAGGGGCAGCCTGGTATGTATGGAAGCAAGGTGCACGAAATGTATTTGATGTAGTCGCAACGCTTGCACTTTTAACGTTAATGAATGTGTTCCTTATGATGAATTTACCGGATGAGACAGAGCGATTGCTTGTTGCGCTGAGTGCCTTTGCTGGACTAATGGTTGCGTTGAAATTACGTGCGAGCTTTATGAAAGTGACGTATACGTTTGTATTTATGATGACGTCACTCGTGATTTTCACTATTAATGATGTGGAGCCGTTCTTTACACTCGAAAACATTACACTGTTGCTCCTTATTGCAATGATGGTAGCTGCCTTTATGTTGGCGAAGCGACCGAAAGAGGAATTGACAAAGTTCGAGCAACTCATGAGTAAAGTTCATGCCATTGAACTCGCGCCCGTGTTCATTATGGCGTTTAGTTTGTTGTATATGTACAAAATTGATTTAGCATACTTCACGGATGCGAGTTTACCGTATTGTACACTCATTTTTATAGCGCTTGCGATGGCACTTGCCATTACAGCACCAAGTCAATTTGCGGGTAAATTATTGCCGGTCTTCCTAGTCGTTAGCTTTTTCTTCAGTATGGCCATACTGACGCTTACTTATGGGTATAACGCAACGGACGAGGTATTTAATATTGTCACACGCCTACTCTATATTGCGATGGTAGTTGCGATACTCGTCGATCTGTATATGGAGGGCAGTATTTATACGAATTGGCAAAAGTATTTGGCCTCAAAAATCGAAAGTTGCTTAATGATCGGAACCATTGTTACAGTGGGGCTAGTTATGAGCTTGTCTGAATGTTTGAGTTTTGCGGGCTTTATTGGCTGGGAAGTAAGTGTGATTATGAATACAGTGTCAATTTTCGTTGCAGCGGGAATTGCCTTAATGCTCGGTACAAAACGCGAATTCCGTAATCTGAAATTAACAGGCTTCGGGCTACTTGTGTTTGGCATTTTCAAGTTAATATTCTTTGATCTATCATCACTAGATTTACTCATTCGCTCAGTACTCTTTATTGTGATTGGCGGGGTAGGGCTACTCCTGTCAAATCGCCTCTTACGTAAATAA
- a CDS encoding 5' nucleotidase, NT5C type — MRKSIAIDMDQVLANFYKKMAVTYNAAFQTNLTEEEFLQTTLGDLDPADATKFFAIINEPDFFRDLEVLDADSIEVVRELNERFDVYIATAAMDVPGSFNAKYDWLREHFPFLNTQNYVFCGNKAVINTDYLIDDSPRQLTAFKGQGILYSMPYNAEVEGFVRVRGWREIGEYFDIVLKI; from the coding sequence ATGAGAAAAAGTATAGCAATTGATATGGATCAAGTACTAGCAAACTTTTATAAGAAAATGGCTGTAACCTATAATGCAGCCTTTCAAACGAACTTAACAGAAGAAGAATTTTTACAAACAACACTGGGGGATTTAGACCCAGCCGATGCAACGAAATTTTTTGCCATAATAAATGAACCCGATTTTTTCCGCGATTTAGAAGTTCTTGATGCGGATTCAATCGAAGTAGTACGCGAGCTAAATGAACGCTTTGACGTATATATCGCAACAGCGGCAATGGATGTACCCGGTTCATTCAATGCGAAATACGACTGGCTACGCGAGCACTTCCCATTCCTAAACACACAAAACTATGTATTCTGTGGCAATAAAGCTGTTATTAATACAGATTATTTAATCGACGACAGCCCGCGCCAATTAACGGCATTTAAAGGACAGGGGATTTTATATTCAATGCCTTATAATGCCGAGGTGGAGGGGTTTGTAAGGGTTCGTGGTTGGAGGGAGATTGGGGAGTATTTTGACATAGTATTGAAAATATAG
- a CDS encoding type II secretion system protein, producing the protein MKWHVKKQQGYSLLLTLFTIVLISILGLSLFSITSNSMKTSTNEQTDQATYYIAESALNYKLAEIEATLSTINNSAKTNTLTEISRLNSLPAINPEKANLNSNYLTTYYLNELTNSLGIQLPGTDNYNSNLFVTTLDNIQPNAVVNITTSATPLEFNLESNGNIKSSRKLQQKIAIKAENVRVGDYILNSPSPPQISNPIDLNIAPFYFFNGDTKLSVGNNWSINGVSKKGNTVYDTLPNTNISYLNDVYLHHKKYCKEKENSLPKSTSNLVNGQIKNPGLYYVNIPNLNSSDFNLSIDNPNKHHVDLIYCNVEKIGKVPSFNITGQNVNIFIISDYSLITNNVHASNLSTNIFYAPKLETKHFNGNGQTICTTFYINSLEALNGSGDNISNACTGYLPTLNDPIYNSESVYVKPSEIIEL; encoded by the coding sequence ATGAAGTGGCATGTAAAAAAACAACAAGGTTATTCATTGTTGTTAACCCTTTTCACAATAGTACTCATTTCAATCTTGGGTTTGAGCTTATTTAGTATAACAAGTAATTCCATGAAGACATCAACAAATGAACAAACAGATCAAGCAACTTACTATATAGCAGAAAGCGCGCTAAATTATAAATTAGCAGAAATAGAAGCTACTCTTTCAACTATTAATAATTCCGCTAAAACTAATACATTAACAGAAATTTCTAGATTAAATAGTTTGCCTGCCATAAATCCGGAAAAGGCTAATTTGAATTCTAATTATTTAACTACTTATTATTTAAATGAACTAACAAATTCATTAGGAATTCAATTACCTGGAACAGATAATTATAATTCAAACTTATTTGTGACTACTTTAGACAATATACAACCAAACGCCGTTGTAAATATTACAACATCAGCCACTCCTTTGGAATTTAATTTAGAATCAAATGGAAATATTAAAAGCAGTCGAAAATTACAACAAAAAATAGCAATAAAAGCCGAAAATGTACGTGTGGGAGACTACATTTTAAATAGCCCTTCTCCACCTCAAATATCTAATCCAATTGACTTAAATATTGCACCATTTTATTTTTTTAATGGAGATACTAAACTATCTGTAGGTAATAATTGGAGTATTAATGGTGTAAGTAAAAAAGGAAATACTGTTTATGATACTTTACCTAATACTAATATTTCATACCTAAATGATGTTTATTTACACCACAAAAAATACTGTAAGGAAAAGGAAAATTCATTACCAAAGAGTACTTCAAACCTTGTTAACGGACAAATTAAAAATCCTGGTTTATATTACGTTAACATACCTAACTTAAATAGTTCAGATTTCAACTTGTCTATTGATAACCCTAACAAACATCATGTTGATTTAATATATTGTAATGTAGAAAAAATAGGAAAAGTTCCTTCATTTAATATCACCGGTCAAAATGTTAACATTTTTATTATTTCAGATTACTCATTAATAACTAATAATGTCCACGCATCAAATTTGAGCACTAATATTTTTTATGCACCTAAACTTGAAACAAAACATTTCAACGGAAATGGTCAAACTATTTGTACAACTTTCTATATTAATTCATTAGAAGCCCTTAATGGTAGTGGTGATAATATCTCTAACGCGTGTACGGGTTATTTACCTACCTTAAATGACCCGATTTACAATTCAGAAAGCGTTTATGTAAAGCCCTCCGAAATTATCGAATTATAA
- a CDS encoding type II secretion system protein has product MKKKIMNDKGISLVEVIATLVILSIVAVFIMGIISSSANTHVKQVSANKQLFDVSYVLKLVTKDARRTTDLTHHGDTYTFTSSLDPSLLFTYTFEKDNKELYRSEAGGSPQLIATQVELFKIIGTIDLVINLELKDQNGKILKGNTQIFFRK; this is encoded by the coding sequence ATGAAAAAAAAAATAATGAATGACAAAGGAATCTCACTAGTAGAAGTTATTGCAACATTGGTTATATTAAGTATTGTCGCTGTATTTATTATGGGTATTATATCATCTAGTGCAAATACTCATGTAAAACAGGTCTCAGCAAATAAACAACTTTTTGATGTTAGTTATGTACTAAAGTTAGTAACAAAGGATGCTCGAAGAACTACAGATTTAACACATCATGGAGATACATACACATTCACTTCCTCTTTAGATCCATCACTTCTTTTTACTTATACATTCGAAAAAGATAACAAGGAGCTTTATCGAAGTGAAGCTGGAGGATCTCCACAATTAATCGCTACTCAGGTCGAGCTATTTAAAATCATTGGGACTATTGATTTAGTCATCAACCTAGAATTAAAAGATCAAAACGGTAAAATCCTAAAAGGTAATACACAAATATTCTTTAGAAAGTGA
- a CDS encoding prepilin-type N-terminal cleavage/methylation domain-containing protein: MKYKLKKTLDCQKGISLIEVVASIVLISIILISFFGLFIQSAKTGKASEEIVDATYVAQQKMEFYFNFSKTSIIPIGNYTEAFPNNYTIDIEITKFSTIYPNLRKVLVKVCEGQEYDITGIIKSCSNRNAPLKSQLQSIY; this comes from the coding sequence TTGAAATATAAATTAAAGAAGACATTAGATTGTCAAAAAGGGATTTCGTTGATAGAGGTAGTTGCGTCGATTGTATTAATTTCTATTATACTCATCTCATTTTTTGGATTGTTTATCCAAAGTGCAAAAACGGGAAAAGCATCTGAGGAAATTGTCGATGCGACTTATGTGGCACAGCAAAAAATGGAGTTCTATTTTAATTTCTCCAAAACTTCTATTATTCCAATTGGTAATTATACCGAAGCTTTTCCAAATAATTACACTATAGATATTGAAATCACAAAGTTCTCTACAATTTATCCAAATTTAAGAAAAGTATTAGTCAAAGTATGCGAGGGCCAAGAATATGATATAACTGGAATAATCAAAAGCTGCTCGAATAGAAATGCACCGTTAAAAAGCCAGCTTCAAAGTATTTATTAG
- a CDS encoding VanW family protein, with product MKIRKKLSILAALTLVLTYILSPGNYLVQKAYADEEGNSSTIGGIVVDNLSTEDLKAVLNEAIKSWTNEPIILVGGGTNLELDPTTIQYDVDATIATYETLTNKAWYEFWTSKRIVHLPFQVMPSETIKNEIASVAIWDTDQTYELVMTQAAYLRSHEIEATVSDLTSIENERIVLAIEKIPSSAMGINDLTEALNDQLLNPGESYSLLDNLGDRVDMANRDALNFVASMVYSVALQINSEILERSSQKGISPYLEPGIEAAIDRSGNKDLRFVNTMASAIKFKLAVEGENFKVEAYSTMKEQEVTVRVVRDREVAPRIITRYSNKLAIGEQELVQEGTPGLRVSVYRIAADTGVEELVSKDYYAPTNRIVVKSSRQPVTSSTNSDGSSTNATIDLDGDGLEDYEDDSEGESGELNELPLDDEDLPEGSYYDKGGNLITP from the coding sequence TTGAAAATAAGAAAGAAACTATCTATATTGGCAGCGTTAACTCTAGTTCTTACATATATTTTATCACCTGGGAATTATTTGGTCCAAAAGGCGTATGCGGATGAAGAAGGAAACAGTTCGACGATAGGTGGGATTGTCGTTGATAATTTATCGACCGAGGATCTAAAGGCAGTGCTAAATGAGGCAATAAAAAGTTGGACAAACGAGCCAATTATCCTTGTCGGTGGAGGAACAAACTTAGAATTGGACCCAACTACGATTCAGTATGATGTCGATGCAACAATTGCTACTTATGAAACTTTGACGAACAAGGCTTGGTATGAATTTTGGACGTCGAAACGAATAGTGCATTTACCATTTCAAGTAATGCCAAGTGAAACGATTAAAAATGAAATTGCATCTGTTGCAATTTGGGATACAGACCAAACGTATGAGTTGGTCATGACTCAGGCAGCTTATTTACGTTCACATGAAATAGAAGCAACAGTTTCAGACTTAACTTCGATTGAAAATGAACGGATTGTGTTAGCCATCGAAAAAATCCCATCAAGTGCGATGGGCATCAATGATTTAACAGAAGCACTAAATGATCAGTTGCTTAATCCGGGAGAATCGTACTCTTTATTAGATAATTTAGGGGATCGTGTTGATATGGCGAACCGTGATGCACTCAATTTTGTTGCGTCGATGGTTTATAGTGTCGCGCTCCAAATAAATAGTGAAATTCTAGAGCGTTCTTCACAAAAGGGCATTTCACCTTATTTAGAGCCTGGTATTGAAGCGGCGATTGATCGTAGTGGCAATAAAGATTTACGTTTTGTAAATACGATGGCAAGCGCAATCAAATTTAAGCTGGCTGTTGAAGGTGAGAATTTCAAAGTGGAAGCCTATTCAACAATGAAGGAACAGGAAGTAACTGTTCGCGTTGTGCGTGATCGTGAAGTGGCACCGCGTATTATTACACGTTATTCGAATAAGTTAGCGATTGGCGAGCAGGAACTAGTTCAAGAGGGAACACCGGGGTTACGCGTTTCTGTCTATCGAATAGCTGCCGATACAGGTGTGGAAGAGTTAGTTAGTAAGGATTACTATGCACCAACAAATCGCATAGTTGTGAAATCATCGCGTCAGCCAGTAACATCGTCAACAAATTCAGATGGTAGTTCGACTAATGCTACAATTGATTTAGACGGAGATGGCCTAGAAGACTATGAAGATGATTCTGAGGGTGAATCAGGCGAGTTGAATGAACTACCATTAGATGATGAAGATTTACCGGAAGGCAGTTACTACGATAAGGGTGGAAATTTAATTACACCGTAA
- a CDS encoding GspE/PulE family protein — protein MKVATRKRLGDLLVEAGVITNDQLEYSLTTKSRDEKLGDFLIKENFLTEQQLIEVLEFQLGIPHIHLNQYAIDAELIQLVPAELAKRASIMPIRRDRNKLFIAMADPMDYFAIEEVRMATGCQIETSIAAKDDLYRTITKYYDLQESMDAALSDIGSYASATETQQEITDEDSPIVRLVNQIIANGVAQRASDIHFDPQETEFKVRYRVDGVLRTERSLPKHMQSVMTARVKIMGNLNITENRTPQDGRIKINVNFKPVDIRLSTLPTVYGEKIVMRILDLSNAANDIDKLGFTQSNEALFRKMIARPNGIVLITGPTGSGKSSTLYAALSNLNNEEVNIITVEDPVEYQLDGINQIQVKEEVGLTFAAGLRSILRQDPDIVMIGEIRDLETAQIAVRASLTGHLVLSTLHTNSAVESISRMQDMGIEPFLLSSSLVGIMAQRLVRRVCRDCAQTIPATDREKEIFAENGFTVETVRKGRGCPSCSHTGYRGRLAIHEILPIDRQLKELILNRTSATIIRDYMKEQGYHSLLEDGLLKVLDGVTTSEEVLRVATAE, from the coding sequence ATGAAGGTAGCAACGCGTAAACGGCTAGGTGACTTATTAGTAGAAGCAGGCGTTATTACAAATGATCAGTTGGAATACTCCTTAACGACGAAAAGCCGCGATGAAAAACTTGGAGACTTTCTTATTAAAGAAAATTTCTTAACCGAGCAACAATTAATAGAAGTATTAGAATTCCAATTGGGGATTCCACACATCCATTTAAATCAATATGCAATTGATGCGGAGCTCATTCAGTTAGTTCCAGCAGAGCTTGCAAAACGTGCTAGCATTATGCCGATTCGTCGTGACCGCAATAAACTGTTTATTGCGATGGCTGACCCAATGGATTACTTCGCGATTGAAGAAGTCCGTATGGCGACGGGTTGTCAAATTGAAACGAGTATTGCAGCAAAGGACGATTTATACCGGACGATTACGAAATACTACGATCTACAAGAATCGATGGATGCGGCGCTTTCAGATATAGGTTCTTATGCTAGTGCTACTGAAACACAGCAGGAAATTACCGATGAAGATTCACCAATCGTCCGTTTAGTCAACCAAATTATTGCCAATGGTGTAGCCCAGCGCGCATCCGATATTCACTTTGATCCACAGGAAACAGAATTTAAAGTACGTTACCGCGTAGACGGGGTACTGCGTACGGAGCGTTCATTACCCAAACATATGCAAAGCGTGATGACGGCCCGTGTAAAAATTATGGGGAACTTAAATATTACCGAAAACCGTACGCCGCAAGATGGTCGTATTAAAATCAATGTCAACTTCAAGCCAGTGGACATCCGTTTATCGACACTTCCTACTGTTTACGGTGAAAAAATCGTAATGCGTATTTTGGACTTAAGTAATGCGGCCAATGATATTGATAAATTGGGCTTCACACAGTCGAATGAAGCGTTATTTCGTAAAATGATTGCGCGACCAAATGGCATTGTACTTATTACAGGTCCTACTGGTTCAGGTAAATCGTCTACCTTATACGCGGCATTATCGAACTTAAATAATGAAGAAGTGAACATCATTACGGTTGAGGATCCAGTGGAGTACCAATTAGACGGGATTAACCAAATTCAAGTAAAAGAAGAGGTTGGTTTAACATTCGCAGCGGGACTTCGCTCGATTTTACGTCAAGACCCGGATATTGTAATGATCGGGGAAATTCGAGACTTAGAAACGGCTCAAATTGCGGTTCGTGCGTCACTAACAGGTCACTTAGTGTTAAGTACGCTGCATACAAACAGCGCAGTCGAATCGATTTCGCGTATGCAGGATATGGGCATTGAACCGTTTCTATTATCATCTTCTTTAGTTGGCATTATGGCACAGCGTTTGGTGCGCCGCGTTTGTCGTGACTGTGCACAAACTATTCCAGCGACAGATCGCGAGAAAGAGATTTTTGCTGAAAATGGATTTACAGTGGAAACCGTTCGTAAAGGGCGCGGCTGTCCGTCTTGTAGCCATACGGGTTACCGTGGTCGTCTAGCAATTCATGAAATCTTACCAATTGACCGTCAGCTAAAGGAATTAATCTTAAATCGTACAAGCGCCACGATAATTCGAGATTACATGAAGGAACAAGGCTACCATTCATTGCTCGAGGACGGGCTATTAAAAGTATTAGACGGAGTTACCACATCAGAAGAAGTTCTGCGTGTAGCAACTGCGGAATAG